The Niastella koreensis GR20-10 genome includes a window with the following:
- a CDS encoding M1 family metallopeptidase: protein MKRICALLMIAGLPLLGFTQTNNYWQQELHYNIQVALNEKQHSLKGGLSVEYINHSPDTLKFIWFHLWPNAYKNKNTAMGKQMAILKANEKQGNPLEKKKEVEHEPGYIDGLKFEVNKQTAATENDTANIDMIKVLLPQPLLPGKQVTVTTPFNVKLPDYYSRSGYSGQQFFVCQWYPKPAVYDTKGWHPIPYLDQGEFFSEYGSFKVDITVPAEYVIGATGSLQNKDELAKYKQIGIENNKDTKLVLYKTSTPGKTKTLQYTGERMLDFAWFAAKDFVVRYDTLQLTPDNTIDVFSYGQPNGNKTWKNSTSYIKDAVRHYSKWIGQYPYPVVQAVEGPKNQSSGGMEYPTITLITSPNAKEEEMDGVITHEVGHNWFMGILGTNERQYAWMDEGINTYYQFRYEAEKYRSNSILSSYIPKDIKELSEDEFQARIYEVLNSIPAEQPINTPSAAFTSNEDYGIVEYVKTAVWMYTLEAALGRDTLDKGMQAYFKDWQFKHPQPEDLKKELETTSGKNLDKLFDLLNKEGKLF, encoded by the coding sequence ATGAAAAGAATTTGTGCATTATTGATGATTGCGGGATTGCCTTTGTTAGGATTTACGCAAACTAATAATTACTGGCAACAGGAATTGCATTATAACATTCAGGTGGCATTAAATGAAAAGCAACATAGTTTAAAAGGCGGGTTGTCGGTAGAGTATATCAATCACTCCCCCGATACACTTAAGTTTATCTGGTTTCATTTATGGCCCAATGCCTATAAGAACAAGAACACGGCCATGGGTAAACAAATGGCCATCCTGAAGGCAAACGAAAAGCAGGGCAACCCGCTTGAAAAGAAAAAAGAAGTGGAGCATGAACCGGGTTATATAGACGGACTGAAGTTTGAAGTAAACAAACAGACCGCCGCCACAGAAAATGATACGGCTAATATAGATATGATAAAGGTGTTGCTGCCGCAACCTTTGTTGCCCGGCAAACAGGTAACCGTTACCACCCCGTTCAATGTAAAACTGCCGGATTATTACTCCAGATCGGGTTACAGCGGACAGCAATTCTTTGTTTGCCAGTGGTACCCCAAACCGGCAGTTTACGATACCAAAGGCTGGCATCCCATCCCCTACCTCGATCAGGGTGAGTTCTTCAGTGAGTACGGCAGTTTTAAAGTAGATATTACGGTTCCTGCCGAATATGTAATTGGCGCAACCGGTTCTTTACAAAATAAAGACGAGCTGGCTAAATACAAACAGATTGGCATCGAGAACAACAAGGATACAAAACTGGTGCTATACAAAACCAGCACGCCTGGTAAAACAAAGACCTTACAATACACCGGTGAGCGCATGCTGGATTTTGCCTGGTTTGCCGCCAAAGATTTTGTGGTACGCTACGATACCCTGCAACTGACCCCTGATAATACGATCGATGTATTCTCGTATGGCCAGCCCAATGGCAACAAAACCTGGAAGAACAGCACCAGTTATATAAAAGACGCCGTACGGCATTACTCCAAATGGATTGGCCAGTATCCATACCCGGTGGTACAGGCCGTAGAAGGACCGAAGAACCAGTCATCGGGCGGGATGGAGTACCCGACAATTACGTTAATTACCAGTCCGAACGCGAAGGAAGAGGAAATGGATGGCGTGATCACGCATGAAGTAGGGCATAACTGGTTTATGGGCATATTGGGCACCAACGAACGCCAGTATGCCTGGATGGACGAAGGCATCAACACGTATTACCAGTTCAGGTATGAAGCCGAAAAATACCGGAGCAACAGCATTCTTTCTTCCTATATACCAAAAGACATCAAAGAACTGTCTGAAGATGAGTTTCAGGCCCGCATTTATGAAGTGTTGAATTCGATCCCGGCCGAGCAGCCGATCAATACCCCTTCGGCGGCCTTTACCAGTAACGAAGACTATGGCATTGTTGAATATGTAAAAACTGCCGTGTGGATGTATACGCTGGAAGCTGCCCTGGGCCGCGACACGCTGGATAAAGGCATGCAGGCTTATTTTAAAGACTGGCAGTTTAAACATCCGCAACCGGAAGATCTGAAAAAAGAACTGGAAACAACTTCCGGCAAAAACCTCGATAAGCTATTCGACCTGTTGAATAAAGAGGGCAAGTTGTTCTAA
- a CDS encoding M1 family metallopeptidase, with protein sequence MKKLYLLLLISVIGASAMSQNAYWQQEVHYTIDVSLNDTEHSLEGFLKLRYINHSPDTLHFIWFHLWPNAFKNDRTAFTEQTLQNGKTDFYFSPREKRGYINRLDFRVANNTLKTEDDQQYIDIIKVYLPAPLLPGQETEITTPFHVQLPANFSRGGHTGHSYQVTQWYPKPAVYDRLGWHPMPYLDQGEFYGEFGSFDVRITVPDKYVVAATGELQDEAEKRWLVERASFVPPAPAPKKKGFAAKPVAHKPASTAKGKGQKAKGKTADGRRQPANRKKANGNNEFPTSRDGLIGGGYKTPPSENWQTGGRPFKTLQYKQDNVHDFAWFADSNFVVKQDTIQLSSGRVVQAMSFYYSANSEAWKKSVQYIKDAVHYRSNLIGEYPYNVVSAVEAKMGFEGGMEYPTITSLSPGMDSKELDMTIEHEVGHNWFMGILGSNERDHPWMDEGVNTYFDDRYKAIKYPGADYPKWIANRLPANLNELAIDGIAKLKKDQPVETIAADFTFVNYFIMVYMKTGILLKHLENAMGTQRFDSCMQAYYKQWQFKHPYPTDFKQSFTVGDGKAVNNFFDSLGKKGAVTTMAHPKKIKPVWLFSLKKYDSVNYINIMPSIGYNVYDHFMIGLVLHNYSFPAHNLQYFLAPMYATGSKELVGLGRVGYTWRQPNSLFDKIDLSVSGAHFSTLDGTDSNTNKITAGFYKVAPALRFTFAKKEPRSSIEKWLEWRTFLIWENNFKYVLARDDNYYPTKGKTTRRYLNQVAFNVADYRVLYPYDVQLQVQQGDGFYRASATGNYYFNYASSGGLQMRVFAAKFGYIGEKTAAKQFSTYSYQPKLTAVRGNEDYTYSNYFIGRNENTGLASQQIMMRDGGLHLRTDLFQGLQGRSDNWVASMNLATTLPKGLLPLHLPVKIFMDAGTYADAWKKDAPTSRFLYVAGLQVTVLKDLLNIYAPILYSKEFKDNLKTVPEENTFFKKVSFSIDIHRFNIHKATDNKIPF encoded by the coding sequence ATGAAAAAGCTTTACCTTCTATTACTTATATCGGTTATCGGTGCTTCGGCTATGAGCCAAAATGCCTACTGGCAACAGGAAGTGCATTATACCATCGATGTGTCGCTGAACGATACCGAACATTCGCTGGAAGGTTTTTTAAAGCTGCGTTACATCAATCATTCGCCCGACACGCTGCATTTTATCTGGTTTCATTTATGGCCCAATGCGTTTAAAAATGACAGAACGGCTTTCACCGAACAAACCCTGCAAAACGGCAAGACGGATTTTTATTTTTCACCCCGCGAAAAAAGAGGGTATATCAACCGGCTCGATTTCAGGGTGGCGAACAACACGTTGAAAACGGAAGATGATCAGCAATATATAGACATCATAAAAGTATACCTGCCCGCGCCTTTATTACCCGGACAGGAAACAGAAATAACCACACCGTTTCATGTGCAGTTGCCTGCTAATTTTTCACGCGGCGGCCATACCGGTCACAGCTACCAGGTAACGCAATGGTATCCCAAACCGGCGGTGTATGACCGCCTGGGCTGGCACCCCATGCCGTATCTTGATCAAGGCGAGTTTTATGGCGAGTTTGGCAGTTTTGATGTGCGCATTACGGTTCCGGATAAATATGTAGTAGCGGCTACCGGGGAATTGCAAGACGAAGCAGAGAAACGGTGGTTGGTGGAAAGGGCATCCTTTGTACCACCGGCGCCGGCGCCGAAAAAGAAAGGGTTTGCAGCAAAGCCGGTTGCGCATAAGCCGGCTTCAACGGCAAAGGGCAAAGGGCAAAAGGCAAAGGGGAAAACGGCAGACGGCAGACGGCAGCCGGCAAACAGAAAAAAGGCAAACGGCAATAATGAATTCCCGACAAGTCGGGATGGGCTAATAGGCGGAGGGTATAAGACCCCCCCTTCCGAAAACTGGCAGACCGGGGGGAGGCCCTTTAAAACCTTACAATACAAACAGGATAATGTACACGACTTTGCATGGTTTGCCGATTCCAACTTTGTAGTAAAGCAGGATACTATTCAACTATCGTCGGGCAGGGTAGTGCAGGCCATGAGTTTTTACTACTCGGCCAACAGCGAAGCCTGGAAGAAAAGCGTACAATATATAAAGGACGCGGTGCATTACAGGTCGAACCTGATAGGAGAGTATCCATATAATGTAGTAAGTGCGGTAGAAGCGAAAATGGGTTTTGAAGGCGGTATGGAGTATCCTACCATTACCAGTCTTTCCCCGGGCATGGACAGCAAGGAGCTGGACATGACCATTGAACATGAAGTGGGCCATAACTGGTTTATGGGAATTTTAGGCAGCAACGAGCGCGACCATCCCTGGATGGATGAAGGCGTGAACACCTATTTCGACGACCGGTACAAAGCCATCAAATACCCCGGCGCAGATTATCCGAAATGGATCGCTAACCGCTTGCCCGCTAACCTGAACGAACTGGCCATCGATGGCATAGCGAAGCTCAAAAAAGATCAGCCGGTTGAAACCATTGCTGCTGATTTTACCTTCGTGAATTACTTCATCATGGTGTATATGAAAACAGGAATACTGTTAAAACACCTGGAGAATGCCATGGGCACCCAACGCTTTGATAGTTGTATGCAGGCGTATTACAAACAATGGCAGTTTAAACATCCTTACCCAACAGATTTTAAGCAAAGCTTTACGGTAGGCGATGGAAAAGCCGTGAACAATTTCTTTGATTCGCTTGGGAAAAAGGGCGCAGTCACCACCATGGCGCATCCTAAAAAGATAAAACCGGTGTGGTTGTTCTCCCTGAAAAAATACGACAGTGTAAATTATATCAACATCATGCCATCGATCGGGTACAACGTGTACGATCATTTTATGATAGGGTTGGTATTACACAACTATAGCTTTCCTGCACACAACCTGCAGTATTTTCTGGCGCCGATGTATGCCACCGGAAGTAAAGAGTTGGTGGGGCTTGGCCGGGTAGGGTATACCTGGCGGCAGCCCAACAGCCTCTTTGATAAGATAGATCTGTCGGTAAGCGGCGCGCATTTTAGCACCCTCGATGGAACCGATAGCAATACCAATAAAATAACTGCCGGTTTTTATAAAGTAGCGCCCGCACTGCGGTTCACGTTTGCGAAAAAAGAACCGCGCAGCAGTATAGAGAAGTGGCTGGAGTGGCGCACCTTCCTGATCTGGGAGAATAATTTTAAGTATGTATTGGCCCGGGATGATAACTATTACCCAACAAAGGGCAAAACCACCAGGCGGTATTTGAACCAGGTAGCTTTTAACGTGGCCGATTACCGCGTGTTGTATCCATACGATGTGCAATTACAGGTACAGCAGGGCGATGGTTTTTACCGTGCTTCTGCCACCGGTAATTATTATTTCAATTATGCCAGCAGCGGTGGGTTGCAAATGCGGGTGTTTGCTGCCAAATTTGGTTATATAGGCGAGAAAACGGCTGCCAAACAATTCAGCACGTATAGCTATCAACCCAAACTTACCGCCGTTCGGGGCAATGAAGATTATACCTACAGCAATTATTTTATTGGGCGCAATGAAAATACCGGGCTGGCCAGTCAGCAGATCATGATGCGCGATGGCGGGTTGCATTTACGTACCGATCTTTTTCAGGGGTTGCAGGGCCGGTCAGACAACTGGGTTGCTTCGATGAACCTGGCTACTACTTTACCAAAAGGGCTGTTGCCGTTGCACCTGCCGGTAAAGATCTTTATGGATGCAGGCACCTATGCCGATGCCTGGAAGAAAGATGCACCCACCAGTCGTTTTTTGTATGTGGCCGGGTTACAGGTTACGGTGTTGAAAGACCTGCTGAATATTTATGCGCCTATCTTATACAGCAAGGAATTTAAGGATAACCTGAAAACGGTGCCTGAAGAAAATACTTTCTTTAAAAAGGTGAGTTTCAGTATAGACATTCACCGGTTTAATATTCATAAAGCAACAGATAATAAGATCCCGTTTTAG